In Aethina tumida isolate Nest 87 chromosome 2, icAetTumi1.1, whole genome shotgun sequence, the DNA window aattactttgtaaaatgtactaaattaactttaagtGGTACCTTTAAGTCACTTTTAGACCCAAATATTTACTACCTAGTAAATGGTACGGAAACCTTTCAAAGCTAAGCATTTAACGATTTTAAGAAATAGGGTCTTCATTACAAAAAGGTTTAAACAGGTAAAACACTTCGATTTGTCTTAATTCACTtcctgtttttaaatttaacagttgcactttatgatttttaaagtgGCCAATGATTAGGTTTAATTAttgacttttaaaatattgtccaaaatacttattaataacgtattgtacaatatttaaatcgctgtctaaaaaatttaacacaaaaatgtattattatttaatttattattttatcaattagttGAGGATATTTGTACAAATGGTGGGTCATTTTAAGTTTCGTTGTTGCATTGctgagatatttaaaattaagtttctgtattatttttttatttataacctctattcaactaatattaaaataatataaaaaataattgctttGTTAAAgacttcataattaatttaattatccttaaaaaattttaataaaacttttatccaaaatgtaaatttatcattataattattttttaataaattgttttgtcttgatgatattttttatttaaataattatattaaaaaaaaaataataaaaatatttgtttaatatttcaacattttaatgcaatttatagtaaaataatataaaaaaatatctaaatatagtcaatatagttataaaacatttttatattaaatacttaaaacatttatcatatcataattattttcaattatttgttttgtcttgataagtataatataataaaaatattttatttgtaatatttaagtattttttagaattttcggtatttacttttgaattttcaattaatttatttatttttcttttgtatattgaccactattttttatatattttttaaattttacgttaTTATTGCATCTAAATGGTCGATTCTTACTTAACAGTTTAAAACaagaattcataattaatttatttaccctTTAATGACATTTTCATTATAAGTTTgtcaattaacataaattcgaattttattactttttcaaatgtgattaaataataaatagtgttttcccattttatgtaataataattttaattgattttataaaagttttgacTAACGTTAACGAATcgtatataatattcaattaaattatttaaatgttcaaatgtaaaagttcttttaaatatttttgaaagaatttatatattgtggctTATCTCCTTATTGCATCAATGTCATCAATACTTTCTTAAtcgtttaaaacaataaattgttattaatttaattaccctttaatgaattatttattacatctttattaattaacaaaaaaataatttaaactattatcttgtcaaaaattttataaaaacattgttcAGAGAAGAGTCTAGAAGTACTTGAATGATATAGGGTAGtgccattttataaaataataactttaactGATTTTggtacaaaaaaattgttattaattaattcttttaatgaagtctctattaaaactttaattaacaggaaaaaaatattttattactacatattaaaatattttttcaaaattgttcaaacaaaataatattgaaaattatatataaatataaaaaagccaatattattttaaaatttataaatgtatattttgtgacaaagattatttattttttaataagaattttattactttttcaaatgttttcttCAAAGAGAATACTAAAGAATGAATCAAAGAATGAATAAtgtattgtgattttttaaaataacttttatttaatcagtgaaatatttaatgaatataaatatttctgaaaaaaatattcaaagtaattaactaattaatcagtcaattaaaattttatgaaacaatttttaattgatcaaataaataaaatatttaatcaaaattaatttaataaatttatttaataataactatttatatgaatttttatatgaaaatattgattatttattttaaaaaaatattgtttttgtattgtaaCTCTCAGAAGGATTTATAAATGGTTGTTGAACTGGAGTTTACGATTTCTTGCTCATTGAAACGAAACGGAATCAATAGATTGACATTATCGAAACAAAGAGTggttattacaaatttatgcgAGACCAAAACAAAACGAACGGTGGCGGAAATGCAGAAACGGCGCCTTCGTGATTGGCAAGAAGATTAAATGGTGTTAAACTAGGCGCCTGCAACCTTACCTGCATCGACGACAATACACGATTGGTCGACTCCGCCCCACCTCAAAGGCGCTCGCCCGCATTGGACGCGGTCGCCCCCCTATCCGTATAAAAGTGTGCGCACTCCTCAGCGACCGTCATTCGACTTAACGTCCTCGTACGATTCTAGTGCGCCGATCGCCTGCTGTGTCagtgtgtttttatttttgtgatcaGAACATTTGATTTCGAGTCATCAATCATGAAGGCCATCGTTAGTGCAGTGTGTGCCGAAAACGGAATAACCGCCCTCACGTCCGGACGCGTGTCCAAACACAAAAAGGATATCGAAAACGAGGAGATACAGATGTACTTCAGCAAGCTGAAGGACCTGGTGCCCTTCATGCCCAAGAACAGGAAGCTGTCGAAGCTGGAGGTGATCCACTACGTGATCGACTACATCTGCGACCTCCAGAGCGCCCTCGAAACCCATCCTGCCGTCAACGCGTTCGACGCCACCGCCGCCCTGAGCCAGAAGAAGAGCCAGTCGGCCGTCTCACCCAGACAACCGTTGGGTGTCAGGCCGAACCCCAACACCATCCTGTCGCCCTGCGAGGCGCCCATCCTCCAAAACGTCACGGTAAGTTGAGGAGTCGAGGAGAAGTGTAAAATTGTGCCGTTTCGGATTCACGTCCCAATTACATTCCCATTGTTCACCGAAGAGGTGAAAATTTGAATGCCGGCGTTATCAAGGGCGGCGCCCATATGCTAACACCTGGGCGTATTTTCGGGGTGTCCGCGAATCATTTTTCCCAACCGTCCCGTGCAGATGTTCGTGACCACGTGCAACCGCACACATCTGGCGCAATTGTCCTCATCACACACTCGGTCTATTGATCAGGcaactctttatttttttccttcaatgcctcacacacacacattccTTATCAATGGCCAAGTGTTCCCACAATCGTGCCAGTCAAAATCCATCCTAGCTGAGCAAACACGACGAAATGTTTGAAACAGACAGTCGTTGTGGCAAGCCGCGGATTCCGTAAAACAGCTCGAGCGTTGCACATTAGAAATTTGAAAGCACCGGCTGCAATTTAGAAGGGGGACGGTTTCCGAACACGTGCATCGGCGAAAATGATTT includes these proteins:
- the LOC109607108 gene encoding protein extra-macrochaetae; translated protein: MKAIVSAVCAENGITALTSGRVSKHKKDIENEEIQMYFSKLKDLVPFMPKNRKLSKLEVIHYVIDYICDLQSALETHPAVNAFDATAALSQKKSQSAVSPRQPLGVRPNPNTILSPCEAPILQNVTNPEALSPSERHVSC